The Agrobacterium vitis genomic sequence GAAAAATGTATATGTGGGCTGCTTGGTGCCGTGTCTCTTAAGACGGGACGTGGCACCGCGCTAAGAGCCGATGCGCATGTCGTTTGTTCGCGTCACTAGCTCCGCGGGTTCGACACTTAGCGCCTGCGCCATCTGGCCGAGGACTGTGACCGTCGCAGACATTTCGGCGCGTTCGATTGCCCCAACGTGCCGCACGCTCAGGCCCGTTCTGTGCGCGAGTTCCTCTTGCGTCAACTTTTGAGCATGACGTATTCGACGCAGATTGATCGCCATGACCTCTTTGAGATCCATGACGAGAGCGGAGCCTGAAAAGGAACTATTATTCCAGGAACTATAGTTCCGATTCGACGTAGCACATGATATTGCTAATCCGGCTTGCCGCTCGCACCATGGGACGGCCAAAGGAGCTTATGAGAGACACATCCAGCATTATCGCCTAAACGGCTGTTGCTCGCAGGGTTTTCGTTCTAAGCGTTCAGGTGATGAAAAGGGAGGGAAACGGGTGAACGACGTGAACTCGTCTGAGACCAACGACGAAACAAGAAAACGCCGATCCTGTTTCGATTCTATGGAGAAGTCAGAACTGGAGGCTCTGGCGATCGCTGCGATCAAAGAGCACCGCAGGCTTATTGTTGCCGACGAAGCTGTCTACGAAGAGTGGACCCGCGCATCATCTGATCCGGCGGTGTCGAGCGCCATACTCGAAAGCTTGCAGCGAGAATATACCGCGCGCCAAGACAAGTCCGCAGCTCAGCAGGAAGAACTTTCGGAAATCATCGATGCGCTCGGCTACGTCCCTGACGTTCCCCCGGATGCCGATGATTGACGCTATAGCAAGCCGTGGTCCTTGGCGATCGCGACGAGGTGGGGAACGGTCGCCGCTTCCAGCTTCTCTCGCGCCTTATCCAGGTAGTGTTGCACTGTCCTCGGATTAATCCCCGTCAGGATCGCGGTTTCCGGCGCTGTTTTCCCTTTCGCCGCCCATTTCAGGCACATTGCCTCTCTTGGTGAAAGCAACCGCTTCGGTGGAACAATTGTGGTCGCAGCAAGCATTTTCAGGCGGTAATGGACCGCCAGAACGGCACGGATCGCTTTGTGGCAGTCTTGAAGCTTCGAAATATCCGCAGCCTGGGCTGAAGACGCAAACGTCAACATCATCGTCGAGCCGAAACTGCCTTCGACTGGTATCGTCACCCCACTGCGAATGCCATGATTGACCGCCTGGTCCCGAAACCGCCTGAGTTCAGAAGATCCACGAGCAGGCCAATCGTCTGCTGTCCACGGAAAGATCTCCATGCGAGTCTTCGCTTCCCAGACCACCGGGTCGATGCGGGAATAGTGGCTTTCAAGATAAACACCCTGCCATTCTTCCGGATAAGAGTTGAATGTGCGGATTTCCGATCCCTCTGTCTCCAAATATGCAAACCGTTCAAAGCCACAAGCGTGTGCGAATGTCTTTAAAGCACTTTTGATCATCCGCTCGTCATGCGCGGCTTCTGTCATATCAATGAGTGAGCGAAGGTCACCGTCCACTGACTTGTCTCCTACTGAGCAGCTGTAGGCCCCCATCTGGCCCTATTCGCGTCGCAAGATTTTGAGAAGTGCTGTGGCTGCCAAGAGACTGGTTTGTTGCCGCGGCAGCGCACCCGCCTTGGGCGCGAAGCGTACTCAGGATCGTTGCGCCGCTTAGATTTACTCAGCTTCTGCGAGTATTCCAAGCCCCAAAGACATAAAACATGACAATTTGTTACTGGTTTATTGCCGCACCGATCCGGACTCGGAATGCCTGGCGAACGACGCGACTTAACCCCGATAGTTTGACGGGAAAATAATGTCCTGATCGACCAGGACGTTGAACTTGTACCCCGGACGGATGTTAATCGTTGGCTGAACGTTCAGATTTTTCGATATGGTCTCTTCCGCAACGCGACCGAAGCTTTCGGCAAAATTTCGCCGTGCTGCGTCGGAGGCTGTATCCTGCGTCGCCAGCGTTGAACTCTGAGGCATCGACATATCGATCCCGGTTCCGATCAATGCCACCAGCGCTGCTGAGCCGAAAGTCCTCCACAGATGGCGGTCGACCTTGTCGCGGAAGCCGCCATATCCTTCGGCATCCGTGCCGGCCATGCCGCCGATCTGCAGAGTAGAACCATTCGGGAAAATAAGGTCCGTCCAAACCACAAGAACCCGTTCCTGGCCAAACGATACCTTGGAATCGTAGCGGCCGAACAGCTTTGCACCTTGCGGGATGAGAAGCCGGTAGCCAGTGGCACTGTCATAGACATTCTGGCTTACCTGAGCGGTAATGCGTCCCGGCAGGTCAGAATTTAGTCCGGTGATCAAAGTAGCGGGAATGACCGAGCCTCGCTTCAATTCATAAGGTGACATCTGTGGAATGACCTGATTTGGCAGGTACCCGAGATCCTTGATGTCCTGATTGAAGAAATCCTCCTTCGTTCCTTGACCATTCTGGTCGACGTTCTGTCCCATCAAGCCGGATTGCAGGGCCGCAGCATATAGATCGGACGTGCTGTTCGCTGCTATGGTGGTTGGCTGTCGACCGGCGTCATTCTTGGTATTCGCGGGAGTCTCAATATCCGAGACGTCAACCTTCAGCGGCGAATCGAGTGCCGTTGCACGAGCCTGAAGGCGGGCCATGCGTTGGCGCTGCGCCTCGCGCATATATTGTTCGTCCTGCTCTCGCTTCAGGCGAGCCTTCCACTCCTCCTCAGATTCCAGCATTCGCCGACGGTCTGGTCGCTCAATTGGTTGGCGCTCAATGACCGGTTCCTGCTTCTCCGTTTTTTCCACCACGACAGGTGTTGGCTGGAACACCTCCTGTTTTTCCGGCTCACCGATAATGCCATCGGTGACGCCCCGCTTGAGTTGATCCCCGAAACTCGTCGCCGGGCTGTTCGAAGCGTCATCGATATTGCCACGATTGAAGGAAAGTCCTCGCAGTGACAGACCAATCACGACAACCCCGATAAACACGACAGTGACAATGATTGCTATTATGATCGGCAAGCGGTTGAGCCGCCGCATGCCATTCTGTTCGTCTGCTTGGCTTGACGTGCCGAGTTGGAGAGATTGGGCCATCTTGAACTCCGTCAGTTGCGCTGCATGATCGAAAGCGGACTGGCTGGCGTCGCGCCGCCCGCAGTCGGCGTATATGCACGGCTCAGAGCGATTGAGGGGGTTGAGACCCGGGCCAGGATTTGTCCCTCGAATCCCTCGATCGCATAAGCGAGCTCAACCGACTTGGTGTCTTTCGCGACCTTGCCATCCGCGATGAAGCTGTAGCCCCAGCCTTTCAGGGCCGCTTCGAGAGCAACTGCGAACTCCGATGCATCCCTCTCCATTCTAATTGTCGTCGTAGACCCAGCCAGGCCGATCTGTTCAGCCAAACGGCTTGCCATGTCGCCGGCGATGGCGCTCGCGGCCGGTGCGGTGATGGCCACCGGGGTGGAACTGGTGGTCAGCGCTTCGTCATGCGTCTGGCAACCGGAAAGTAGGGCGGCCGCGGCGAGAAATGCGACTAACTTGTGCATGGTTCAGCCTCCCCGCCGGATAGTGATTTTCTGCTGCCGCCAACCGACACCAGAAACAAGGATGGCCTTGTCGATCGCATAGTCGACAGTCATCGCATCGTTCTTCATCCGGTAATTGACGATGCGATTTTGACCGCCCGAGACGACGAAGAGCACTGGTGCATCCTGACCGGCGATCGACTTCGGAAACTGGATGTAGGTCTTCACCCCGTCCGAATAGACCCGCTTCGGTTTCCACGATGCGCTGCCGCTCACCGAGTAGGAGAAGTTCAGCTTGTCCGGCGCAGTGCCTGGAATGCCGCCCGTTTCGAGCCGGGAATTGATGTCGGCTAGCTTGGTGGAAACATCTTCCGGATACTCGAACCCGACGCGCGCCATGTACTGGCTTGGATGAGACTTGAGTTGGATATGATAGGTGCGCCGTGACGTTGTCACAATCATCGAGGTGAGAAGGCCTGGCTCCGATGGCTTGACGATGAGGTGGATCGCCTGTCCGCCTGTCGCACCTGAGGTTGCCGGCTCTACCTTCCACCGCACCGTATCGCCGACGAGGACGTCGCGAACGATCTCGCCACCCTGAAGTTCGATGTCGCAGACCTGTAGAGGAGAGCAGACGACGGACGGCTGGGTCTCGCCGAACAGAAAAATGACCTTTCCGTCCGGACCTGTCGTGACCAGCCCCGGCGTGCCGCGCCACTTTCTGGAAAGATTTGTTCCCTTCACCTCGTTACTCGTCATGCTTTGCGCCTGCGCGCCTGCCGCAAGCAAGAGTCCGGCCATGCAGCCGGCGGCTGCGATCAATCTCGTTTTTTTCATTGATAGAATCCCTGCCCTTAAAGCTGTGCCGTCCAGTCAAAATCCCGGACGTAGAGGCCGATCGGATTGAGGCGGATCGTCGCCTCATCCTGTGGCGCGGTGATCGTCACCGTTGCGATCCCGCGGAACCGCCGGGTGCCGGTTTCCTTGCCCTTGCGGTCCCGCTCGTATTCCGTCCAGTCGATCTGATAGGTCTGGTTCGAGAGCGCCACGATGTTGTTGACCTCGATGGCAACTGTCGAAGACTTAGCCTTCTCGAACGGAGAATTACCTCGAAACCAGGCGTTGACCTTCTCGGTCGACGGGTCGGACGTGCGGAGAAGCGCGTAGGTACGGTCGATATATTGCTTCTGCACCACCGCATCCGGCGTGATCGAGCGAAAGCTCGTGACGAAGTTGCCGAGCGTGGCGCGCACCACGCGCACATCGGCATATTCGATCTGCTGCGGAAAGCCTGATGTGACGGCGGTCCCGAGCTTGTCGACCTCGACGATGTAAGGCACCAGCCTTACCTGCGTGCTCAGATACATCGCATAGCTGAAGCCGATCACCGCCATGGCCAGCCCAAGGACTCCGACGATGCGCCATGCGGCGGCCGCCTTCACATAAGAGCCATAGCGTTCCGTCCATTCCTGGCGAGCGGCAAGATACGGGTTTTCCGGGGCGCGGTTTGCGGCCATTTTTTCTTCCCTTGTTTCGATTATGGTTTGTCGTTGCGTTCGGGAAGAGGTTTCGGTCCGCTGTGACCGCCACGCTGTTCATCGAGCTTCGCATTCGCCAACCCGAGAATGGACCCCGCATAGGCGCCGGGAGAACCGATCGCTTTTTCCTTCGCGGCCGATCCCGCAGCCTGTGCGCCGGAAGTGAAACTCGCGCCCATGCCGCGCAGAGCAGCGCCAGCGACCGATGAGCCACCAGCGCGTGCCGCTTGAGCGGCCGCAAAACCCGCGCCCGCCGCGCCAGCGGCGAGGAATCCAGCGCCCGCAGCGAAAGACGCCGCCTGGCCGCCGTGGCGGATCGCTTCCATTCCTCCGGACACCGATGCGCCCTGCACAACGCCCTGCATAATGTTCGGGACGTACATGGCGATAATGAAAACGACGACGGCGATTCCAGCGATGGCGAGAGCGGTCTGAAACTGGTCGCCGATATCGGGCTGATTGGCGAGGCCGATCAGCACTTCGGAGCCGATGCGGGAGATCATGACAAGTGCCATGAGCTTCATTCCGACGGAGAAAGCGTAGACCAGGTAGCGGACCGCAAAATCCTTGGTGAAGGACGATCCGCCAAGGCCGAGCATGATCATGCCAGCGAGAAGCCCGATATACATTTCGACCATGACCGACACGAAAATCGCGGCGACAAGAGAAAACGCGATAACCGTCACGACCATCGCGAACGCCGCTGAGATTGCCAACGCGTTATCTTCGAAGAGACCGAACTGTACCTTCTCCGACATTTTCGTTGCCACTGTGAGACCGGCGTTGAACACGTCAGCTGGTGACGCCGTCCCTCCCCCCGCGCCGATCTGGAAGAGGCTATCCACGACCGCCTTGGCGAACGTCGGTCCTTGCGCGAGTACGAAGGCAAAGAATCCAACAAACATGATCCGCCGCACAAGTTCGGCGAACCAGCTATCCAACGAGGCGGACTGGATTGCCAGCCAGACGGCGGCAATGCCGATCTCGATCGTCGCGAGGATCCAGAACAGAGATCTCGCAGCATCCATGACGGTAGTTTCCCACCCCTTCGCTGCAGCTGTGATCTGGCTCTGGAGCGACGTCAGTACTGACCCTTCCTGCGCAAGGGCCGGCTGGGCCGCGACCGCCGTAAAGGCGGCAAAGAGCATGGCGGCCCGTAGCTGATGAAGTGTCGTCGTAACGGTCATCTTCTCACCATTCGACTTTCATCTTTTCGCCACCGGATGTGGGGTGGTCGCTCGACGAGCCGAAGAACTTCACCCTGCGTTCCTGAGTTTCCTGCTTTTCGGAGATCAACAACCAAATGCCGGCGCTGCCCGCAGCCAGAATCGTTGCGATTGCAATCAGAGTTGCTTTCGTTCTCACCATTCCACCTTCATCTTTTCGCCGCCTGAGGTGGAGGGAGCCGTCGCACCGAAGAATTTCTCGCGCCTAGCCTGTGCCAGATCCTTGTCGGTCTGTTCGGTCTGCAGCCAGGTTCCCATCATCGTCATCTGCTGTGAGACGAGGCCGCGAAGCTTTTGCGTCTGCGCGACCTGCTGAGCGGCGATCTCATGCCCTACCTGCAAGGCCTTCATCTGTCCGTCAGCCGACTCGGACATCGAACGCAGCGAGGACATGGTATCTTCCTCGCTATCGAATTGGTCGGCCGTGAGGCTCGCTGCCTTCAGCGAGCTGGCGATGGTATCGCGGTTGGTGTCCGACCAGGACTGGTAGGTCGAGGAGAACGTTGCGTTATCAGGCAAATTTGTCTTCAGGTCAGCGTAACTTTGGAAGCGCTGCTGAAGAACATCGTCGGCGTTGCCCATGGAAAATGAGATGCTTTGACCCTTCTCGACGATACTGCGCAACTGGTTGAGATCGCTTTCGACCTCTCCCCAGACATGCTCAGGAAGCTGCGCTGTGTTTTGCAGCATGTTCTCGTAGATTTTCAGCTGATTCTGGATCTGCTCTGCAAGCTGACTGATTTGGGTCAACTGATTGTCGACCTGGATTCCAGAGCTTTTCATGAGGTCTACAAGCTGCGCGTTGTTGGCGAGCTGTGTCCATTCTGTCGCGGCGCCGGTAGCTGAACCGGCTTGTACCGAACCTTGGTTGACGGCCGTGAGGGCGGCGGCCGCCGCGAGGATGGCGAACCATTTATTCTTACTTGAGTAGCGATGCGGCATCGTAAACTCCTCTCGTTTCAAGCCAGCGGATCGGCCATTCACGGCCATGTTCGGATTTAAGGGCGCGGATTCGTTTGAGATCCTCTTTGCCCGCCGCGCCGACAAAACTCAGCGCGACTGGCCCAAGCGACATGTCGAAGAGCCGTCGGCCCTCTGGCGTGGCGACGTAGTATTCGCGCTTTGGTGTCGCGGTTGCTACGATCTCGATCTGCCGCTCATTGAAGCCGATGCGCTCGTAGAATTCGCGCGTCCCGGACTCGCGAGCGGCGCCGTTCGGAAGACAAATCTTGGTCGGGCAGGATTCCTTCAACACGTCGATGATACCGGAGCGCTCAGCGTCCGAGATCGACTGGGTCGCAAGGACGACAGCGCAATTCGCCTTGCGCAGAACCTTGAGCCACTCTCGAATTTTGTCGCGGAAGACCGGGTGACCCAGCATAAGCCACGCCTCGTCGAGCACGATCAGGCTCGGCGAACCATCCAGACGCTTCTCGATCCGCCTGAATAGGTAAGTCAGCACCGGCACAAGATTACGCTCGCCCATGTTCATCAGCTGCTCGATCTCAAAAGTCTGGAAGGCGCCGAGTGTGAGGCCATCCTCTTCCGCATCCAGCAACTGACCCATGGGGCCATCGACGGTGTAGTGGTGCAACGCGTCCTTGATCTCGCGCAGCTGAACGCCGCTGACGAAATCCGAGAGCGAGCGACCGGATGCACTCGCCATGAGGCCGATCTGCCGAGAAATAGCGTTGCGATGATCGGGTGTGATCGTGACACCCTGGAGACCAACCAGCATCTCGATCCATTCTGTCGCCCAGGCGCGGTCGGCGTCACTTGTAAGTTCGGACAATGGGCAAAAGGCCAGCGCTCTCCCCTCTTCGGCGTTGTCGCCGCCGATCTCATAGTGATCGCCACCGGCTGCGAGCGTTAGAGGTAGAAGTGAACTGCCTTTGTCAAAGGCGAAGATCTGCGCATGTTCGTACCGGCGAAACTGCGCAGCGATCAGAGCTAGAAGCGTCGACTTGCCGGAGCCGGTCGGACCGAAGATCAGTGTGTGGCCAACATCATCGACATGCAGGTTCAGACGGAACGCTGTCGAGCCGCTCGCAACCTGCATCAAGGGCGGTGAATTCGGCGGGTAAAACGGACATGGGGAGATCGGGCTTCCGGACCAGACCGAGTTCAGTGGGATCAAGTCGGCGAGATTGCTCGTGTTGATCAGCGGCTCACGGATGTTGCAATACCAGTTGCCGGGAAGGCTACCGAGATAGGCGTCAGTGGCGTTCAGAGTTTCGATGCGCGCTCCAAAGCCTTCAGCTTGGACCAGTCGCCGGATTGCTTCGGCCTTCTCCTGCAGTGCCTCGCGATCGCTGTCGAACAACACGACGACGGGCGTGTAATAGCCATAGGCAACAAGCTTCGATGAGGCCTGCGCGATCGCATCCTCGGTTTCAGCGACCATGGTCATTGCGTCTTGATCGACTGAGCGGCTTTGTGTCTGGAAGATCTGGTCGAAGAACGGCCGGACCTTCTGCTGCCACTTCTTGCGTGTGCGTTCCAGCTTTTGCCGGGCCTCCTCGGCATCGAGGAAAATGAAGCGCGATGACCATCGATAGGTCAGCGGCATAAGGTCGAGGCTATTCAGAATACCTGGCCAGCTTTCGGCTGGCAGACCATCGATCGCGACGAGGCCGAGGAAACGGTTTTCGACCTTTGGCGTCAATCCGTGCTCAAGCTCCGCGGTGGCAATCCAGTCGAGATACATGGGAACATCGGGAAGCCGGATCGGATGGCTTTCGCCAGTGATGCAGAATCGGGCGAACTGAAGGAGCTCGTCGTAGCGAGCAACCCTCTCCCCTCCCCTCTCGATCGTTTCGCGGGTTTCCATTCGCCGGATCGAAAGCGTATTGGCAAAGTACTGCTCAAGCTCTCGTATTGCGCTCTTGAACACGAAGAGCACCGTGTCCGCGTAAGACTTTTTCCGGCTCTCTTCATCGGAATAGATATATTTGCTGAGAGAGGTCCTCTTGGACTCGAGCGGCCGATAGGTGAGGATCAGGGCATGCTTGCTCTCGAAATGTCCCTGCTCACGTGCGAAATGTGCGCGCCGCTCGGCATCGATCGCGCGGGTCACCGGGTCGGGAAAGTGACAACGGTCTTCCGACGGATAGTCGACTGTGGGAATGCGGATGGCCTCGACCTGGATCATCCAGCCGCTTCCAAGCCGCGACAGGACGGCATTGATCTGCCTGGACAGTTCGTTGCGCTCCAGATCGGTCGCGCTTTCGGAATCTGGTCCCGCGAAGTACCATCCGGCCATCAGGCTCCCGTCCTTTAACAGGAGGACACCGTTGTCGATGAGCCCGGCATAAGGAACGAGATCGGCAAAGGAGGGACCGGTCACCCGGAAGCGCTTGAGAGCTACCATGGCTTCCTCCTCAATACCGTCGCCAGGGCGAAGTGGTCGCCTTGTAGGTGGGCTTGTAGGAAATGTGCCTGATATAGACCTGCCGCATGAGCGGATCGGACTTGGCCATCATCCTCAGCGCCCCGACGATGACGATCCACACGGCGATGCCGAAGAGCGCCGAATAGACCGTGAGGACAACGAAAATCAGGATCACGGCCGCAAGGCCGGTGATCAGCACCAGTTCCCGGTCGGCGCCCATCAGCAGGTTCGGGCGAGACAGCGCGCGATGGATGCGGTTACGCCGCAGACCGGACAGGGACTCAGCCATGGTCTCCCTCCCCTCCTCTGTCCGGACCAGTTGATGTGAACGGCTCGTCGGCTAGCCCGATCGACGCACCGGTCGCACCGAACAAACCGACGATGTTGGTGGCGCCGAGAAGAATACCGGCGACGAGGACGACGTAGACAAGGCGCCGCGCAAAGTCGTTCAACTCACCCCCAAATATGAGCATGCCGCCGGCAATCGCCACCGCTGCAAGCGCGATCGCACCCGCAACAGGGCCGGTGATCGACTCCTGGATCTGCTGCAAAGGACCTTCCCATGGTAGGCCGCCGCCAGAACTCGCGAACGCCGGCGCGACGGAGGCAAGGACGATGGGTGCCGCCAGGAGCATAATGGCGATGAATGGCTTGTTATGCGACATGGCGAGCCTCCTGTTCTTCGGTAAGCTGCTCGGATTCGATCTCGTACCGTCCGTTGATGAACCGCTCGACCTGGATGATGTCGCGGACAATTCGCCCGCGCGGCGTCCGCTCGATCGAAATGATCAGGTCGACCGCTTCGCCGATCACCTCGTGCATCGGCTGCTGGCTTGCTTCAGCGGTCAGCTGTTCGAAACGGCGAAGCGCCGACATGGCGGTGTTCGAGTGAATGGTTGCCACGCCCCCGGGATGACCGGTGTTCCAAGCTTTCAGCAGCGTCAGAGCCGCGCCGTCGCGGACCTCGCCCACGACAATCCTGTCGGGACGCAGACGCATGGTACTCTTGAGCAGTCGCCCCATGTCGATCGTATCGCTGGTATGCAAGAGAACGGCGTTGTCGGCTGCGCACTGGATTTCCGCGGTATCCTCAAGAATCACGAGACGATCCTCGGGAGCGGATTTGACGATTTCGTGGATCACCGCGTTCGCAAGCGTCGTCTTACCCGACCCCGTCCCACCGGAAATGATGATGTTCAGCCTCGCCGAGATGGCACTTCGGATCGTGGCGGCCTGGTATTCGGTCATCACACCTGTGCGAACGTAGTCTTCGAGCGGAATGAGGCGTGAAGCGCGGCGCCGAATGGTGAAAGCGGGCTTGGCGACAACTGGAGGCAATAACCCCTCGAAGCGGTGACCGCCGATTGGCAGTTCGCCCGAGATGATCGGTTGTTCCGTGTCCACTTCCGACTGAAGGGCATGCGCCACGGTCCCGATGACCATTTCCGCAGCGGCAGACGACATCTCACCGGCCGGCGCAACGCCATGGCCGAGTCTTTCGATGAACAGTTTGCCGTCCGGATTAAGCATGATCTCGACGACGGTCGCGTCGTCAAGGGCAACGCAAAGCTGATCACCGAGCGCTTCCTGAAGTTTGCGGACAAGCCGGGGATGAGAGCGAAGCTGGTTCACAGTTGTCTCCTTAGGCTACCTGGCTGAGAGGGGTGAATTCAGAACGGTAATCGGAGGGACGGAGCCTCTTGAACGTGTCCGCGTCGGCGGGTAGCGTGCCAGCCACCGCCATCGTCACGCCGATCTTCTTTGGTTCGCTCAAACGTAGCAAAGGCCATCCGACGCGGGCGAGGATTCGCTCAAACCGAAGATCGGTTACCGTGACGATCTCGGTGTAGCCATTCGCCATGCACCATTCGACGATGGCTGCGAACATGGTCAGCGTTGCCTCGTGGACTGAGCCGCTACCTCTCCCCTCCGCGAGAGCAGTATCAACGCAGAACCGGGAACTCTCGATCATTGCGGCATGAGCGCTGAGCTGACCGTCGGGAAGAAGCGAGGGGAAAACATCGGCCACCATCGTTGGACCAAGCGCCGGAAGAAGTCTCGCGCACCCCGCCAGTTGGCCGGTCTCGGCGATGGCGAGAACATAGGTGGGTCGAAGCGCGTCAAAGCCATCCGACTCACACCCTGCCCTTACATCGACCTCCCAGCCCAGCCGATCGAAAAAAACCCGCGCACGAAGCTGGTAATGGAGGTGAAGGAGGTGAGCCTCTTGAATCGTCCGGGGCAGCGAGAACGCGAGAACCTGCATGAATTTTTCTCCGTCGTTATTAGACGGGGGAAATCAGCACAGATTCGGAGGCCTCGGCAGTTGTATAATCCTACAACTCGAGGGGTGAGTCGCAGGCTTCTCACGGAGGTTGTTCCGTGCCGCCTCTTTTTCGAACGCGGTTTGGGCGCGAGGCTTTGTAGGATTCACAGTAA encodes the following:
- a CDS encoding TrbC/VirB2 family protein translates to MSHNKPFIAIMLLAAPIVLASVAPAFASSGGGLPWEGPLQQIQESITGPVAGAIALAAVAIAGGMLIFGGELNDFARRLVYVVLVAGILLGATNIVGLFGATGASIGLADEPFTSTGPDRGGEGDHG
- a CDS encoding acyl-homoserine-lactone synthase, which translates into the protein MQVLAFSLPRTIQEAHLLHLHYQLRARVFFDRLGWEVDVRAGCESDGFDALRPTYVLAIAETGQLAGCARLLPALGPTMVADVFPSLLPDGQLSAHAAMIESSRFCVDTALAEGRGSGSVHEATLTMFAAIVEWCMANGYTEIVTVTDLRFERILARVGWPLLRLSEPKKIGVTMAVAGTLPADADTFKRLRPSDYRSEFTPLSQVA
- the trbB gene encoding P-type conjugative transfer ATPase TrbB encodes the protein MNQLRSHPRLVRKLQEALGDQLCVALDDATVVEIMLNPDGKLFIERLGHGVAPAGEMSSAAAEMVIGTVAHALQSEVDTEQPIISGELPIGGHRFEGLLPPVVAKPAFTIRRRASRLIPLEDYVRTGVMTEYQAATIRSAISARLNIIISGGTGSGKTTLANAVIHEIVKSAPEDRLVILEDTAEIQCAADNAVLLHTSDTIDMGRLLKSTMRLRPDRIVVGEVRDGAALTLLKAWNTGHPGGVATIHSNTAMSALRRFEQLTAEASQQPMHEVIGEAVDLIISIERTPRGRIVRDIIQVERFINGRYEIESEQLTEEQEARHVA
- a CDS encoding conjugal transfer protein TrbD — its product is MAESLSGLRRNRIHRALSRPNLLMGADRELVLITGLAAVILIFVVLTVYSALFGIAVWIVIVGALRMMAKSDPLMRQVYIRHISYKPTYKATTSPWRRY